In Prosthecochloris sp. GSB1, the following proteins share a genomic window:
- a CDS encoding nucleotide exchange factor GrpE: MSQKAGILQRLLGALKGNDGAEARAVAILQLDLSERDEEIARLRKEYALLRERSMAEVERAGGEALESIARQCAASLAALSAMQARHAEKGDLNSADLLQVASSFRKILEKHGLEQIGAVGREQPYDPALHQMLDGTRPQPGEPVLIRFAGFRFNGKLIAKAQAGVPESR; encoded by the coding sequence ATGAGCCAAAAAGCGGGCATTCTGCAACGCCTTCTCGGCGCACTGAAGGGAAACGATGGCGCTGAAGCCCGGGCTGTTGCCATCTTGCAGCTCGATCTTTCGGAGCGCGACGAGGAGATTGCGCGGCTGAGGAAGGAGTATGCGCTTCTGCGGGAGCGGTCGATGGCGGAGGTCGAGCGGGCCGGGGGAGAGGCGCTTGAAAGCATCGCCCGGCAATGCGCGGCTTCATTGGCCGCGCTTTCGGCGATGCAGGCTCGCCACGCTGAAAAAGGCGATCTGAATTCCGCCGATCTGTTGCAGGTGGCGTCGTCTTTCCGGAAAATCCTTGAGAAACACGGGCTGGAGCAGATCGGCGCTGTCGGCCGGGAGCAGCCGTACGATCCGGCGCTTCACCAGATGCTCGACGGCACCCGGCCCCAACCCGGTGAGCCGGTGCTGATCCGCTTCGCGGGCTTCCGGTTCAACGGCAAGCTCATTGCAAAAGCGCAGGCCGGAGTCCCCGAGTCCAGATGA
- a CDS encoding ABC transporter substrate-binding protein produces MVQNVYNEKVKHFRTALIAALSVFFLLAGCASGDNDSVSAQVAPDDSLRRIPFRYAKRLTMTKIGDATLIDIVKPRGAMHGLAYRYLLVPKGAAVPEGYPDALMVRTPVEKVTCGIGLHVTMLEELGILDSIVGIGRAEWVGNPEILRRLDSGKIIETGMSNAMNMETMVGLQPDLAFVYSSGGEYDVHEQLLAMGITPAVTCMHIEEHPLGVLEWIKFFGAFFGKEAEAEAFFAQTAERYEALERRVRGRFGERPGVIVGHGARGVWSTHGSSAWFIGFLQDAGADYILEDPEDYEENLISFEHAMSVGLRAEYWVNPLYTAMSLSDLVDDDSRYAQFLSVWKGNVFNNNAATFENGKNAFWEIGMSEPDVVLADLVRIFHPELLPDHELKYYRRLVK; encoded by the coding sequence ATGGTACAAAACGTGTATAACGAAAAAGTAAAACACTTCCGGACAGCGTTGATCGCAGCGCTGTCCGTTTTTTTTCTGCTCGCGGGATGCGCGAGCGGGGACAACGACAGCGTTTCGGCGCAGGTCGCTCCCGATGATTCCTTGCGCCGAATCCCTTTTCGCTATGCGAAACGTCTGACAATGACGAAGATCGGCGATGCGACGTTGATCGATATCGTCAAACCCCGCGGGGCCATGCATGGGCTTGCTTACCGGTATCTTCTCGTGCCGAAAGGAGCGGCAGTGCCTGAAGGCTATCCGGATGCTCTTATGGTTCGGACGCCGGTTGAGAAAGTGACGTGCGGCATCGGGCTGCATGTGACGATGCTCGAAGAGCTGGGCATTCTCGACAGTATTGTCGGAATCGGCAGGGCGGAATGGGTCGGCAATCCCGAGATCCTTCGCAGGCTGGATTCGGGAAAAATTATCGAGACCGGCATGTCGAACGCCATGAACATGGAGACGATGGTCGGACTCCAGCCCGACCTTGCATTCGTCTATTCCTCCGGCGGAGAGTATGACGTTCACGAGCAGCTTCTCGCCATGGGTATCACTCCGGCTGTGACCTGCATGCATATCGAGGAACATCCTCTCGGAGTGCTTGAATGGATCAAATTCTTCGGCGCTTTTTTCGGAAAAGAGGCCGAGGCGGAAGCTTTTTTCGCGCAGACGGCGGAGCGTTACGAAGCGCTGGAACGGCGTGTCCGCGGCCGGTTCGGCGAGCGTCCGGGAGTCATCGTCGGCCACGGTGCGCGGGGTGTGTGGAGCACTCACGGTTCAAGTGCCTGGTTTATCGGCTTTCTGCAAGACGCGGGTGCAGACTATATCCTCGAGGACCCGGAAGATTACGAGGAAAATCTGATCAGTTTCGAGCATGCCATGAGCGTCGGACTGCGGGCCGAATACTGGGTCAACCCGCTCTATACGGCAATGTCGCTTTCCGACCTCGTTGATGACGACAGCCGCTACGCTCAGTTTCTGTCGGTTTGGAAGGGTAACGTTTTCAACAACAACGCGGCAACATTCGAGAACGGAAAGAACGCATTCTGGGAAATCGGCATGAGCGAGCCGGATGTCGTTCTTGCCGACCTTGTCAGGATTTTTCATCCCGAACTGCTGCCGGACCATGAGTTGAAATATTACCGGAGGCTGGTGAAATGA
- the metE gene encoding 5-methyltetrahydropteroyltriglutamate--homocysteine S-methyltransferase, whose translation MLTHTLGYPRIGAFREIKKACEGYWKGALDETALRSASLEEKQRRWRVQQEAGMDLVPCNDFSLYDHVQDMSFLLGVIPDRYKPLCQRLSDLDLYFAMCRGYQESGFDVTAMEMTKWFDTNYHYIVPEFTRNQDFHYYSRKCVEEFLEAKSFGVKEPKAVLIGPISYLLLGKEITEDFHRLDLIGSLLPVYMAVLEDLHHAGCMWVQFDEPFLVTDLDERTRKLYGEVYAALRQHFPDVHFLLAAYFDGFGDNLQTAVSLPVDTLHLDVVNGFYDLPSVFRSLSSEKNISLGIVDGRNIWINDVNESLGILGLAVKALGHDRVMVSSSCSLLHVPYDRQNEPDRGKLPDFLVPWLAFARQKLDEIRLLADLMGDDVSSDAFYGLAEHLKQLEKRKQSKLLRDGGVRAALDGLADQAAGRRQSIAERRILQQEWLNLPVLPTTMIGSLPQTAELRSLRKRYRDGQLSAEDYWSGVRVLITNAIRWQEAAGLDVLVHGEFERTDMVEFFGEHLEGVAFTGNGWVQSYGTRAVKPPIIYGDVSRKEAMTVELARFAQGLTKRPVKGMLTGPGTILKWSFVRNDQPLRETAMQVALALREEVLDLELAGIEVIQIDEPGIREGLPLKKADRESYLDWAVRAFLVCSGGVGPATQIHTHMCYADYADILDALIRMDADVLTIETARSDMEVLSEFAAAGYSGQLGPGIYDIHSPRIPSVAELKHQLEKALMHFSPRQIWVNPDCGLKTREWDEVVPAIENMVLAARKTRQLAGGNTLEEG comes from the coding sequence ATGCTGACTCACACACTCGGTTACCCGAGGATCGGTGCCTTCAGAGAAATTAAAAAAGCCTGTGAAGGTTACTGGAAGGGGGCCCTCGATGAAACAGCCCTCAGATCTGCATCCCTTGAAGAAAAACAGCGACGCTGGCGCGTTCAGCAGGAAGCGGGGATGGATCTTGTCCCCTGCAACGATTTCTCCTTGTATGATCATGTTCAGGATATGAGCTTTTTGCTTGGTGTCATTCCTGATCGCTACAAGCCGCTTTGTCAGCGACTGTCGGACCTCGATCTCTATTTTGCGATGTGCAGGGGGTATCAGGAATCCGGCTTCGATGTGACTGCAATGGAAATGACCAAGTGGTTCGATACCAATTATCACTATATCGTTCCTGAGTTTACCCGGAATCAGGATTTCCATTACTATTCGCGTAAATGCGTTGAGGAATTTCTTGAGGCAAAGTCATTTGGTGTGAAAGAACCGAAAGCAGTGCTCATCGGCCCGATAAGCTATCTGTTGCTCGGAAAGGAGATAACTGAAGACTTTCACCGTCTTGACCTCATCGGTTCTCTTCTGCCTGTCTACATGGCAGTGCTCGAAGATCTGCATCACGCCGGATGCATGTGGGTGCAATTCGATGAGCCTTTTCTTGTGACGGATCTTGACGAGCGGACCAGGAAGCTCTACGGAGAAGTATATGCTGCCCTGCGCCAGCATTTTCCCGATGTTCATTTTCTTCTTGCTGCGTATTTCGACGGTTTTGGCGATAACCTTCAGACAGCCGTTTCACTGCCGGTCGATACTCTGCATCTGGATGTCGTCAACGGATTTTATGATCTGCCTTCTGTTTTCCGGAGTCTTTCTTCTGAAAAGAATATTTCGCTCGGTATTGTCGATGGCAGGAATATCTGGATCAATGATGTCAATGAGTCGCTGGGCATATTGGGGCTGGCTGTCAAGGCGCTTGGTCACGACAGGGTCATGGTTTCGTCTTCCTGTTCTCTTCTGCATGTCCCTTATGACAGACAGAATGAGCCTGATCGAGGTAAGCTGCCTGATTTTCTGGTCCCCTGGCTGGCTTTTGCCCGTCAGAAACTCGACGAGATCCGCCTGCTTGCCGATCTCATGGGGGATGATGTATCATCCGATGCTTTTTATGGTCTCGCAGAACACCTGAAACAGCTGGAGAAGCGAAAACAGTCAAAGCTTCTTCGCGACGGTGGGGTTCGTGCTGCTTTGGATGGATTGGCCGATCAGGCGGCCGGGCGGCGGCAATCCATTGCTGAAAGGAGGATCCTGCAGCAGGAATGGCTGAACTTGCCGGTTCTTCCGACGACTATGATAGGGTCTCTGCCCCAGACTGCCGAGTTGCGTTCTCTCCGAAAACGCTACCGTGACGGGCAGCTGTCCGCGGAGGACTACTGGTCGGGTGTCAGGGTATTGATAACCAATGCCATTCGTTGGCAGGAAGCCGCAGGTCTCGATGTACTTGTGCATGGGGAGTTCGAGCGCACGGATATGGTAGAGTTTTTCGGTGAACATCTTGAAGGCGTTGCTTTTACCGGCAACGGATGGGTACAAAGCTATGGTACCCGCGCTGTCAAGCCGCCGATTATCTATGGTGATGTCAGCAGAAAGGAGGCGATGACCGTCGAGCTTGCCAGGTTCGCCCAGGGGTTGACAAAGCGGCCGGTCAAAGGAATGCTGACCGGTCCCGGAACCATTCTGAAATGGTCCTTTGTCAGGAACGATCAGCCGCTTCGAGAAACAGCGATGCAGGTGGCGCTGGCTCTGCGGGAAGAGGTGCTGGATCTTGAGCTTGCCGGAATTGAGGTCATTCAGATCGATGAACCGGGAATTCGTGAAGGACTGCCGCTGAAAAAAGCTGATCGTGAAAGTTACCTGGATTGGGCGGTCCGTGCTTTCCTGGTCTGTTCGGGCGGAGTAGGTCCTGCAACCCAGATTCATACGCATATGTGTTACGCCGACTATGCAGATATTCTCGATGCTCTTATCAGGATGGACGCAGATGTATTGACCATTGAGACAGCCCGTTCCGATATGGAGGTCCTTTCGGAGTTTGCAGCTGCCGGTTACTCTGGACAGCTGGGTCCCGGTATTTACGATATCCATTCCCCACGCATTCCGTCAGTCGCGGAACTGAAACATCAGCTCGAAAAGGCGCTTATGCACTTCAGCCCTCGACAGATATGGGTAAATCCCGATTGCGGCCTGAAAACAAGGGAGTGGGATGAAGTGGTGCCGGCCATCGAGAACATGGTGCTTGCCGCCCGAAAGACGCGACAGCTTGCGGGCGGGAATACTCTCGAGGAGGGGTGA
- a CDS encoding TonB-dependent receptor, whose translation MKFSFFLNMVSRAVFVVVLTVSLVAQAMAEDRPLSGIVSDASDGEPLVGASVRVSGTSIGTVTDERGEYRLSIPADAREMTFSYTGYATKTVSSGSGSVLNVTLREGSVETGEIVVYSTRSREKLKNIPRKTEIITEKDIEAVAPVDATELLKKSAGVDVIEYPGLLSGVSIRGFTPNYGSYFSAQYVTYLLDGRPLGTRNLSTVDMNLVERVEVIKGPSSALYGSQGMGGTVNFITKKSSGPISGSASAGYSSFATYDANVAVGGSIGERFDFDLGARYFSQDDDYRIGSNTLISDPHPELLDPELLEDGVETMRNSTYSTNSATLRFGYRINENFRLDLRGSVFNAPSVRTAGTVWGYYDDGLKDVFRRTADISLTGTSGAHSITLVPYWAQDKYRYLDDTAGRVYASSTSEYTEYGFQLQDAIRFGTHRFTAGVDYRNASLEGRRYSAPDVSIRPYSPDSEQGSLGVFGEFGFSFLDEKLIANLGGRYDMTTFRLHETPLIDDVDTEEEEDSDFSPSASIQYRFLPDLKVHASIGRAFVSPTALQKSGEYTSSWGTVVRGNPDLDPETSTTWDAGLTWSNDKGGWRADVTYFHTDWDDFITTEYLPDGTQTYVNAANAKMRGLEFELSYDFGAFEDYRYSLRCFANYTHQLEAKVTTDGVEEDMKWNRKGVGSFGIEYDDFRRFSARLSARYIGSRYETNYFTSIRDDLTDPVLDIDPSLVVDATLGIDLDDNNTVTVSAKNIFDELYTEKDGYPMPGRSYGVRYTVRF comes from the coding sequence ATGAAGTTTTCATTTTTTCTGAATATGGTCAGCAGGGCGGTTTTCGTCGTCGTGCTCACCGTTTCGCTCGTGGCGCAGGCCATGGCGGAAGACAGGCCTCTTTCGGGTATCGTCTCGGATGCTTCCGATGGCGAGCCGCTTGTCGGGGCGTCCGTCCGGGTAAGCGGAACGAGTATCGGCACCGTTACCGACGAGCGGGGCGAATACCGGCTCTCCATTCCTGCCGATGCCCGTGAGATGACGTTCAGCTACACCGGTTACGCAACGAAAACGGTTTCATCCGGTTCCGGCAGCGTGCTGAACGTCACTCTGCGGGAAGGCTCGGTCGAGACGGGTGAAATCGTTGTCTACTCGACCCGTTCACGGGAGAAGCTGAAAAACATCCCGCGCAAGACCGAGATCATTACTGAAAAGGATATCGAGGCCGTGGCGCCTGTAGATGCGACCGAGCTTCTGAAAAAGAGCGCCGGCGTGGATGTTATCGAGTATCCCGGTCTGCTTTCCGGGGTGTCCATCAGGGGATTCACTCCCAACTACGGTTCCTACTTCAGCGCACAGTACGTCACCTACCTGCTCGACGGAAGACCTCTGGGGACCAGAAACCTTTCCACGGTAGACATGAACCTCGTCGAGCGGGTCGAGGTGATCAAGGGACCTTCTTCCGCTCTCTATGGTTCGCAGGGCATGGGGGGGACCGTCAACTTTATCACGAAAAAGTCCTCGGGACCCATCAGCGGAAGCGCTTCTGCCGGGTACAGCAGCTTTGCGACCTACGATGCGAATGTCGCTGTCGGCGGTTCCATAGGCGAGCGTTTCGATTTCGACCTCGGTGCGAGATACTTCTCTCAGGACGACGATTACAGAATCGGCAGCAACACGCTGATTTCCGATCCGCATCCGGAACTGCTCGATCCGGAACTGCTCGAGGACGGCGTCGAAACCATGCGTAATTCCACCTACTCCACCAATTCCGCCACGTTGCGATTCGGCTACCGCATCAACGAGAATTTCCGCCTCGACCTGAGGGGATCGGTATTCAACGCCCCTTCCGTCCGAACGGCGGGAACGGTCTGGGGGTATTATGACGACGGTCTGAAAGATGTGTTCCGCCGTACGGCCGATATCTCCCTTACCGGAACTTCCGGTGCGCACAGCATCACGCTGGTTCCCTACTGGGCGCAGGACAAGTATCGCTACCTTGACGATACTGCGGGCAGGGTATACGCGTCTTCCACCAGCGAATACACCGAGTACGGGTTCCAGCTCCAGGATGCCATCCGTTTCGGAACCCACCGTTTCACCGCGGGTGTCGATTACCGGAACGCCAGCCTCGAAGGTCGTCGTTACAGCGCTCCTGATGTTTCCATCCGGCCCTACAGTCCCGATTCCGAGCAGGGAAGTCTCGGTGTTTTCGGTGAATTCGGTTTCTCTTTCCTCGATGAAAAGCTGATAGCCAATCTCGGAGGTCGTTACGACATGACGACCTTCAGGCTCCACGAAACGCCCCTGATCGACGACGTCGATACCGAAGAGGAGGAGGACAGCGATTTCAGTCCTTCCGCCAGCATTCAGTACCGTTTTCTGCCGGACCTCAAAGTACACGCCAGCATCGGCCGGGCGTTCGTGTCGCCGACCGCGCTCCAGAAATCGGGCGAGTACACTTCGAGCTGGGGAACCGTGGTCAGGGGAAATCCGGACCTCGATCCGGAAACCAGCACCACATGGGATGCAGGCCTGACGTGGAGCAACGACAAGGGGGGATGGAGAGCGGATGTGACCTATTTCCATACCGACTGGGACGATTTCATTACCACCGAATATCTCCCGGATGGGACACAGACCTATGTCAACGCCGCCAACGCCAAAATGAGGGGTCTCGAGTTCGAACTGTCCTACGATTTCGGCGCGTTTGAGGATTATCGCTATTCGCTGCGCTGTTTCGCGAATTACACGCACCAGCTCGAGGCGAAAGTGACCACCGACGGGGTGGAGGAGGATATGAAATGGAACCGGAAAGGCGTCGGATCGTTCGGTATCGAGTATGACGATTTCCGCAGGTTCAGCGCGCGCCTGAGCGCCCGTTACATCGGCTCCCGCTACGAAACCAACTATTTTACCTCGATCCGCGACGACCTGACCGATCCGGTACTGGATATCGATCCTTCGCTGGTTGTCGATGCGACGCTCGGCATCGATCTCGACGACAACAATACCGTGACGGTTTCGGCGAAAAACATTTTCGACGAGCTCTATACCGAAAAAGACGGTTACCCGATGCCGGGCCGTTCCTACGGTGTGAGATATACAGTCAGATTCTGA
- a CDS encoding cobaltochelatase subunit CobN, which produces MKTIAFFNNIHSSAIWHQLSASMREDGIILLTFGFGSEKALVEAMEKGEIDILLTNVSRDMPGFSGLHESMVKVPVRVGLGSGLPSGFSTFSEEETDAISRYFEVLSTDNFRLGLRRLAGLDHAPCMEVSGSGIYHPDAEDRFSDALSYRNWLERKNRLTPGAQVAGIIMHYSQLAEGNHADIDALIRELEAQRVVPFCVFCDSMQESTADRDTLYPWYRFFRAGELRPDIILNFLMGRLIASAEDRDILNDLDVPVMQLIRNFTLSPEQWLEDPVGISAMSLTHSLVQPEMFGVIDPMMVAGSKRNPGDPYTVFTAVPIPERIRMVVRRARRWVRLRRLPNSEKRVAVVLHNSPCKGVESTVGMAAGLDTFESLVRLLRRMQEEGYHVGAVPENGKALLDMIQERKALHEFRWTTVDEIVRKGGVLHTMTRREYEIRFNVLDATVREKVNTDWGEFPGQGMAWKKGGDDVLLVTGLRFGNVFVMAQPKRGCYGARCDGEVCRILHDPDIAPPHQWLATYFWIREQADAVIHFGTSGALEYLPGKRAVLSGNCFSDISLGDLPNIYPYIMDVPGEGMTAKRRGRAVIVDHLTPASRPAPVSEELASFEEMLAEYRRASDGNERSRLESIGNAMLDPAVKLRFLDEGATVDDLHEGIERFSRQIERVKRSMVPDGMHLFGSVPDQRAVAAMILSAVPRSSLEMSSYEDIAGCHPSPGENVFEKALEVVMAVIDDSASRDDMAASIGRLPSGLKRWCRNMADSIAQAAGETDSLLRALDGGYVEAGLAGAPSSGKPDVLPSGRNFFAADIMTMPTDAAWEVGRNLADQLLARFYREEGRFPESIGLSLWSSDAFKSDGETLAQIFHLLGVAPLRQANGRVNNVGVIPAEKLVVDIGGVRMSRPRVDATIETSSIVRDMLPHFIALIDKAVSAVSELDESLEVNFVRKHTLEQLAALQAELAEEMDESALQRLALFRVFSSAPGSYGSGVGLMLDASAWESEHDLGEAYINQTGFAYGGAQLDAGRRAHDLLADQLSRIDVTCIKQTAAEYDALDCGCYASSAGGMTSAVSSLSGKKPKTWWIDSTVPGENDIRDFRDEIDRSTRAKLFNRDWIERMKAFGFKGAQSFAAQVNTLFKWSATTGEVENRVFDGVVETYVADAQNREWLREQNPYAFEEITRRLLEAEARGLWKASDDLLEEVRSAALILEGDLEERIGDVDEDFQGSRVEVFTRKDVDLWKTEWKMPAKKDNA; this is translated from the coding sequence ATGAAGACCATAGCATTTTTCAACAATATCCACAGTTCGGCGATCTGGCACCAGCTTTCCGCATCGATGCGGGAAGATGGAATCATTCTGCTGACTTTCGGCTTCGGGAGTGAAAAGGCTCTTGTAGAAGCCATGGAAAAAGGAGAGATCGATATTCTCCTGACCAATGTTTCGAGGGATATGCCGGGTTTTTCCGGTCTGCATGAATCGATGGTCAAGGTACCGGTCCGGGTCGGTCTTGGCTCCGGGCTGCCATCCGGTTTTTCAACGTTCAGCGAGGAGGAGACGGATGCGATCAGCAGATATTTCGAGGTGTTGTCGACAGACAATTTCCGCCTGGGACTTCGCCGTCTGGCGGGGCTTGACCATGCGCCCTGCATGGAGGTTTCAGGCTCGGGAATCTACCATCCCGATGCCGAAGACCGTTTTTCCGACGCCCTCTCCTATCGAAACTGGCTTGAAAGGAAAAACCGTTTGACTCCCGGTGCGCAGGTGGCTGGAATCATCATGCACTACAGTCAGCTTGCCGAGGGGAATCACGCCGACATCGATGCCCTGATCCGGGAGCTTGAAGCACAGCGGGTTGTCCCGTTCTGCGTGTTCTGCGACAGTATGCAGGAATCGACGGCGGATCGCGATACTCTCTATCCCTGGTATCGTTTTTTCAGGGCCGGGGAGCTTCGCCCCGATATTATCCTCAATTTTCTCATGGGCCGTCTGATCGCTTCGGCCGAAGACCGGGATATTCTGAACGATCTCGACGTACCGGTTATGCAGTTGATCCGTAATTTTACGCTGTCACCTGAACAGTGGCTCGAAGACCCGGTGGGGATCAGCGCCATGAGCCTGACCCATTCACTGGTGCAGCCGGAAATGTTCGGGGTGATCGACCCGATGATGGTTGCGGGTTCGAAGCGAAACCCCGGGGATCCCTATACGGTATTTACCGCGGTCCCGATTCCGGAACGGATCCGGATGGTTGTGCGGCGCGCCCGGCGGTGGGTGCGGTTAAGAAGGCTTCCGAACAGCGAGAAGCGGGTGGCGGTCGTTCTGCACAACAGTCCCTGCAAGGGGGTCGAAAGCACGGTTGGCATGGCGGCCGGGCTCGATACGTTCGAGAGCCTCGTGAGGCTTCTCCGGAGAATGCAGGAGGAAGGCTATCATGTCGGCGCTGTCCCGGAGAACGGAAAAGCATTGCTTGACATGATCCAGGAACGCAAGGCTCTTCACGAGTTCCGCTGGACGACCGTCGACGAGATTGTCCGCAAGGGGGGCGTACTGCATACCATGACCCGCAGGGAGTACGAGATACGCTTCAACGTGCTCGATGCAACGGTGAGGGAAAAAGTCAATACTGACTGGGGAGAGTTCCCAGGACAGGGCATGGCCTGGAAAAAGGGAGGTGATGACGTGCTTCTCGTTACCGGGCTGCGGTTCGGAAACGTTTTTGTGATGGCGCAGCCGAAACGCGGATGCTACGGCGCCCGCTGCGACGGCGAAGTCTGCCGGATTCTGCACGACCCTGACATCGCTCCCCCTCACCAGTGGCTGGCAACCTATTTCTGGATCCGGGAGCAGGCCGATGCCGTGATCCATTTCGGAACCAGCGGCGCCCTCGAATATCTGCCCGGCAAGCGGGCCGTGCTTTCCGGCAACTGTTTCAGCGATATTTCGCTTGGCGACCTGCCGAACATCTATCCCTATATCATGGATGTGCCGGGCGAGGGTATGACGGCGAAACGACGGGGTCGGGCCGTGATCGTAGACCATCTGACGCCTGCAAGCCGCCCTGCCCCTGTTTCCGAAGAACTTGCGTCATTCGAGGAGATGCTCGCCGAATACCGCCGTGCGTCCGACGGCAACGAACGTTCCCGACTGGAATCGATCGGCAATGCCATGCTCGATCCGGCGGTAAAACTTCGTTTTCTCGATGAAGGGGCTACAGTGGACGATCTTCATGAGGGTATCGAACGGTTTTCCCGCCAGATCGAGCGGGTGAAACGTTCGATGGTGCCCGACGGCATGCATCTGTTCGGTTCAGTGCCGGATCAACGGGCTGTTGCAGCCATGATCCTTTCGGCGGTGCCCCGTTCCTCGCTGGAGATGTCGTCGTATGAGGATATTGCAGGGTGTCATCCTTCTCCGGGAGAGAACGTCTTCGAGAAGGCGCTTGAAGTCGTTATGGCCGTTATCGATGACTCAGCTTCCCGTGACGACATGGCGGCATCTATTGGCAGGCTTCCTTCAGGTCTGAAGCGCTGGTGCCGGAACATGGCGGATTCTATTGCACAAGCAGCCGGTGAGACGGATAGCCTGTTAAGAGCTCTTGATGGAGGATATGTCGAGGCGGGCCTCGCGGGCGCACCGTCATCAGGCAAGCCGGACGTCCTGCCTTCGGGCAGGAATTTTTTCGCTGCCGATATCATGACCATGCCGACCGACGCCGCATGGGAGGTTGGACGGAATCTTGCCGATCAGCTTCTTGCAAGGTTTTATCGTGAAGAAGGGCGCTTTCCCGAGAGTATAGGCCTGAGTCTCTGGAGTTCGGATGCGTTCAAGTCGGACGGTGAAACGCTTGCACAGATTTTCCACCTTCTGGGAGTGGCGCCTCTGAGGCAGGCGAACGGCCGGGTTAACAATGTCGGCGTCATACCCGCGGAAAAGCTTGTCGTGGATATCGGCGGGGTGCGTATGAGCCGGCCCAGGGTCGATGCAACCATCGAGACCAGCAGCATCGTGCGTGACATGCTGCCTCATTTCATCGCGCTGATCGACAAGGCTGTTTCCGCGGTCAGCGAGCTCGACGAGTCCCTTGAGGTAAACTTCGTGAGAAAACATACCCTCGAGCAGCTTGCTGCACTGCAGGCGGAGCTTGCTGAGGAGATGGACGAATCGGCGCTGCAGCGTCTGGCGCTTTTCAGGGTGTTTTCTTCAGCGCCCGGAAGCTATGGCTCCGGAGTAGGCCTCATGCTCGATGCATCGGCCTGGGAGAGTGAACACGATCTGGGCGAAGCCTATATCAACCAGACGGGGTTCGCATACGGGGGCGCACAGCTCGATGCGGGTCGCAGGGCGCACGATCTTCTGGCAGATCAGCTTTCCCGTATCGACGTTACCTGCATCAAGCAGACCGCGGCGGAGTACGATGCGCTCGACTGCGGTTGCTATGCATCGAGCGCAGGGGGCATGACCTCGGCGGTATCGTCGCTGTCGGGGAAAAAACCGAAAACATGGTGGATCGACTCGACGGTGCCGGGGGAAAACGATATTCGTGATTTTCGTGATGAAATCGATCGTTCCACAAGGGCAAAACTGTTCAACCGCGACTGGATCGAGCGGATGAAAGCGTTCGGCTTCAAGGGGGCACAGAGTTTTGCCGCACAGGTCAATACCCTTTTCAAGTGGAGCGCGACCACGGGAGAAGTGGAAAACCGTGTTTTCGACGGTGTCGTGGAAACCTACGTCGCCGATGCACAAAACCGCGAATGGCTGCGGGAGCAGAATCCTTATGCGTTCGAGGAAATTACCCGCCGTCTGCTCGAAGCCGAGGCTCGCGGGCTCTGGAAAGCGTCTGATGATCTGCTCGAAGAGGTGCGTTCGGCGGCGCTTATCCTGGAGGGCGACCTCGAGGAGCGGATCGGCGATGTCGATGAGGACTTTCAAGGTTCGAGGGTCGAGGTTTTTACGCGCAAGGATGTCGATCTGTGGAAGACGGAATGGAAGATGCCGGCAAAGAAGGATAATGCCTGA